The genomic window GACCACGCGGGCGCCGAACCACAGCCCGCCGGCAACCGAGCCCAGCGACCACAGCGCGAGCAGCAGCCCCGACATGCCGGGCGAGCCGGCGTCGTCGGCGAAGGCCGGGACGGCGACCTCGAGCGCGCCGAAGCCGAGCATCAGCGCCGAGCCGCTCAGCAGCACCCGCGGCATGCCGGGGGCGAGCACGGTGGCGAACGGGCTGGTGCGCTCGGCGGACGGCACGGGCACCCAGCTGCGCATCGCGGTCGAGGCCGCGAGCCCCAGCGCGCCGGCGACCGCCAGCACCCCGCGACGCCCAGCGCCCACGCCGGGCCGGCGACGACGGCGAGCGTGGCCACCAGCGTCGGGCCGGCCACGAAGACCAGCTCGGTGGCGGTGGCGTCGAGGGCGAAGGCGGTGCCGCGGACGGCCGGGTCGACGCGCGACCACAGCGCGCGGACCGTCCCGGACACCAGCGGGGTGGCGGCACCGGCCGCGGCCGACGCGGCGACGACGACCGCCGTCGGCGCGCCCCCGAGGACGACGGCCACCAGCAGCGCCAGCAGCAGCGGATAGGCGGCGGCCTGGACCAGCAGCACCGGACGCGGGGTCCGGCGGTCGGCGAGCCGGCCGAGGACGGGCGCCATCGCGGCCATCGCCAGGCCGTAGGTGGCCGACGCGAGGCCGGCCACGGCGTAGGAACCGGTCTGCTGCTGCACCATGAGCAGCAGCGCCAGCGGGACCATCGCCGAGGGCAGCCGACCGGCGAAGCCGGCGAGCAGCAGCACGGGGGCGGACGGCAGACGCCAGACGGACAGGTACGAACGCACGACAGCACTCACTTCGGAACTTGCGCGGAAGAGGAACAGTAGGCGGTCAAACTCCGTTGACCCCCTACGACAGTAGCAGGGCGGTAGGGAGTCACATGGACTACGACACCTACGGGTCGAACGCCGTGGAGTTGGCCATCAGCCTGGCCAACGCCGACCGGGTGGCGGATCCGGACTGGGCCACGGCCTTCCTGAGCGCCCACGACGAGTGGTTCACGCCCGAGACGGCGCTGGACCTCTCCCCCGCCGAGACCCGCCGTGCCGCCGCGACCGCCGACCTCGTCCGCGCCGTCGCCGTCGCCGGGTCGCAGGACGACGTCATCGCCCGGCTCAACGAGCTGCTCGCCCTCGCCCAGCCGCACCCCTACGCCACCGACCACGACGGCGAGCTGCACCTGCACTACGCCCGCCCCGACGCCCCCGCCCTCGAGCAGCTGACGACGACGGTGGCGATGGGGCTGTCACAGGTGGTGGCCCAGCACGGGTGGCAGCGGCTCGGCGTCTGCTCGGCCGACGCCTGCGACGACGTCTACGTGGACACCTCGCGCAACGCCAGCCGCCGTTACTGCTCGAACACCTGCGCCAGCCGTTCGACGGTCGCCGCGTACCGCGCCCGCCGCAAGGCCTGAGGCCCCTGTGCAGGGTCCCGCCGCGAGCCCGCGAGCGGTGGGGGGCAGAGGGGTCCTTCCACTAGCGTCCCGCGGGTGACCCCGTTGCGGCTGCGCCACTGGGACGCGCGGCTGCACGCCGCCGTCGGCGCCCTGCCCGCGAGCCCGGCCGACCGCTGGCTGAGGTGGCTGTCGCGGGCGGCCGACCACGGGAAGCTCTGGTTCGCGATCGCGCTGGTCCTGGCGGTGCGGCGCGGGCCGCTCCGGCGGGGCGCGCTGCGCGGCGTCGGCTCGCTCGCGGTGGCCAGCTCCGTGGTCAACGCGATCCTCAAGCGGGTGTTCGGCCGGGTGCGGCCCGACCTCGCCAACCTGACCACCGAGCGGCAGCTGCGCCGGGCGCCGCACACGCTCTCCTTCCCGAGCGGCCACTCGTCGTCGGCGGCCGCCTTCGCCACCGGCGTCGCGATGGAGAGCCCGCTGGCCGGGGCCGCGCTCGGGCCCCTGGCGCTGGCCGTCGGGTACTCGCGGGTGCACGTGGGCGTGCACTACCCCGGCGACGTCGTCTCGGGGCTCGCGATCGGGGCCGGGGTGGCGCTGGCCGGACGGCGCTGGTGGCCGGTGCGGCCGACCGAGCCGGCGCGGGTGCGCCCCGCGCAGACGGCTCCGGCCCTGCCCGACGGCGAGGGCCTGGTGGTGGCGGTGAACCCGCGGTCGGGCCCGGAGGACTACGACCCCGCGGAGGAGATCCGGCGGCTGCTGCCGGCCGCCGAGGTGCTCACCACGTCGGCCGGGCAGAACATCACCGACGTGCTCGAGGACGCGGTGCGCTCGCGACGGCCGGCGGCGCTCGGGGTGGCCGGCGGCGACGGCAGCGTGGCGGCCGCCGCGGCGGTGGCGCTGGAGGCCGGCCTGCCGCTGGCCGTCGTCCCGGCGGGGACGCTGAACCACTTCGCCCGCGACCTCGGCGTCGAGACGATCGAGGAGGCGGCCGAGGCGGTGACGGCCGGGCAGGCGGTGTGCGTGGACGTCGCCGACGTCAACGGGGTCCCGTTCCTCAACACCGCGAGCATCGGCGTCTACCCGGAGCTGGTGCGCCGCCGGGACGCCCTCGAGGGCCGGCTGGGCCGGTGGACGGCGACGGCCGTGGCGGCGGCGCAGGTGCTGCGCCGCGGGACGCCGGTGTCGATCGTGCTCGACGGCCGGCCGGCGCAGGTGTGGATCCTGTTCGTCGGCAACTGCAGCTACACCCCGCGCGGGCTGGCGCCGGCCTGGCGGCCGCGGCTGGAGGACGGCCTGCTCGACGTGCAGTACCTGCGCGCCGACGTGCCGTTCAGCCGCACCCGCGCGGTGCTCGGCGCGCTGCTCGGGATCAGCGACCGCAGCTCGGGCTACGCGTCGTTCCAGACGGCGCAACTGCGGGTGCACCTGTGGTCGGGGCCGCAGCGGGTGGCCTACGACGGCGAGACGGGTGAGTCGTCCTCGACGTTCGTGTTCGGCAAGCGCTCCCCGCTGGCGGTGTACTGCAGCCGCACGTCCTGAGCCGCTCCGGGGGTGTTCCTGCGGTGTCCTCCCCGCTCCTGCGGTGCTGCACGACCGCAGGAGAAGCCGGAACACCGCAGGAGCAGTCCCTCCACAGGGGCACTGCGCGGAGGGTCGGTGTGTGGCTAGGGTCCCGGATCCGTGATCGCCGACGGGGGTGGACGACGCATGGGCAGGGCTGCACGGACGGCGGCGGCGCTGGTGGTGGCGACGGCGGCGCTGGCCGGGTGCTCCGAGGCCGAGCCCGCCAGCGAGACCCTGCCGAGCACGAGCGCACAGGCCGCTCCCACCACCGAGGCCCTGCCACCCCTCGGCCCCGCCGACTTCCCCATGCCCCCCGAGGCCCGTCAGAAGACCCCCGCTGGCGCGGTCGAGTTCACGCGTTACTACATGGCTCTCGGCAACCACATCGCCACTGGTCCGCTCGACCCCGAACCTCTGCTCGAACTGAGTAACGGCTGCAATACCTGCCAGATGGTCGTCGATAGCTACGCCGCCGACCGCACCGCCGGCTATATGTATGGGCCCAGCACATACACGTTCGCCGAGTCGGGCCCCGCCATGATCGAGGGGGATACCGCCGCCGTCGGCTTTATATACGCCGAGAGTGCGCTGACTGTTTATCGACCCAACGGGGAGGTTGTGCAGGAGCGCTCAGCCGCCGCTACAGGGACGCTTCAATCTGGGGCCCAACTGACGTGGGATGCGGAACGTGTCACTTGGCTCGTTCAGATTCTGACCGTCGGCTGAGATGCGGCGGACATTTGCACTCGGAGCGCTGGTCGCTGTGGCCGTCAGTGTATTCGCAGGTGGGTCGGCGAACGCCTGCCTGCGCTTTAGTTGCCCTGAGCCTGAGGTGTCTTTAGGTGCGGGCGTCCTGAATGCTGCCTATGTCGCATACAC from Geodermatophilus normandii includes these protein-coding regions:
- a CDS encoding MFS transporter → MLLLAGFAGRLPSAMVPLALLLMVQQQTGSYAVAGLASATYGLAMAAMAPVLGRLADRRTPRPVLLVQAAAYPLLLALLVAVVLGGAPTAVVVAASAAAGAATPLVSGTVRALWSRVDPAVRGTAFALDATATELVFVAGPTLVATLAVVAGPAWALGVAGCWRSPARWGSRPRPRCAAGCPCRPPSAPARSPPCSPPACRGCC
- a CDS encoding CGNR zinc finger domain-containing protein is translated as MDYDTYGSNAVELAISLANADRVADPDWATAFLSAHDEWFTPETALDLSPAETRRAAATADLVRAVAVAGSQDDVIARLNELLALAQPHPYATDHDGELHLHYARPDAPALEQLTTTVAMGLSQVVAQHGWQRLGVCSADACDDVYVDTSRNASRRYCSNTCASRSTVAAYRARRKA
- a CDS encoding bifunctional phosphatase PAP2/diacylglycerol kinase family protein, coding for MTPLRLRHWDARLHAAVGALPASPADRWLRWLSRAADHGKLWFAIALVLAVRRGPLRRGALRGVGSLAVASSVVNAILKRVFGRVRPDLANLTTERQLRRAPHTLSFPSGHSSSAAAFATGVAMESPLAGAALGPLALAVGYSRVHVGVHYPGDVVSGLAIGAGVALAGRRWWPVRPTEPARVRPAQTAPALPDGEGLVVAVNPRSGPEDYDPAEEIRRLLPAAEVLTTSAGQNITDVLEDAVRSRRPAALGVAGGDGSVAAAAAVALEAGLPLAVVPAGTLNHFARDLGVETIEEAAEAVTAGQAVCVDVADVNGVPFLNTASIGVYPELVRRRDALEGRLGRWTATAVAAAQVLRRGTPVSIVLDGRPAQVWILFVGNCSYTPRGLAPAWRPRLEDGLLDVQYLRADVPFSRTRAVLGALLGISDRSSGYASFQTAQLRVHLWSGPQRVAYDGETGESSSTFVFGKRSPLAVYCSRTS
- a CDS encoding DUF6318 family protein, with amino-acid sequence MIADGGGRRMGRAARTAAALVVATAALAGCSEAEPASETLPSTSAQAAPTTEALPPLGPADFPMPPEARQKTPAGAVEFTRYYMALGNHIATGPLDPEPLLELSNGCNTCQMVVDSYAADRTAGYMYGPSTYTFAESGPAMIEGDTAAVGFIYAESALTVYRPNGEVVQERSAAATGTLQSGAQLTWDAERVTWLVQILTVG